The DNA sequence CACCCTAGTCAACAAGACGCCAAGCCGGCGGATCGGCGTGGAACGAACCGCATGAGCCAGGTTCAACGAGCGTCGATCCAGACGGAATCCAACGGCCAAGGATCGCGGAAGGCTCGTGTCAACATTGAAGAAGTTCAGCGGGACTCGTCGAGCCGTCGACGGACCGTCGCGGTGATCCGCTCGACCGACGGCACCGCCAGGTCCTCGAGGACCGCAGCGGACGGCAGTGGGATGTTCGGGGCCGTGATCCTGACGAGCGGTGCGTCGAGGCTGTCGAAGCCGTCGTCCGCGACGATCGAGACGATCTCGGCACCCCAGCCGAGCACCCGCGGGTTCTCTTCGACGGTGAACAGGCGACCGGTCCGGCTGACCGAATCGAGGATGGCTCGGGCATCGAGCGGGATCAGGCAGCGCAGGTCGATCACCTCGGCC is a window from the Acidimicrobiales bacterium genome containing:
- a CDS encoding transketolase C-terminal domain-containing protein, with protein sequence AEVIDLRCLIPLDARAILDSVSRTGRLFTVEENPRVLGWGAEIVSIVADDGFDSLDAPLVRITAPNIPLPSAAVLEDLAVPSVERITATVRRRLDESR